One genomic segment of Triplophysa rosa linkage group LG22, Trosa_1v2, whole genome shotgun sequence includes these proteins:
- the cct8 gene encoding T-complex protein 1 subunit theta isoform X1, with protein sequence MALHVPKAPGFAQMLKDGAKHYSGLEEAVYRNIQACKELAQTTRTAYGPNGMNKMVINHLEKLFVTNDAATILRELEVQHPAARMIVMASHMQEQEVGDGTNFVLVFAGALLELAEELLRMGLSVSEVIEGYEMACKKTLEILPDCVCSSVKNLHDLDEAKAMILSAVMSKQYGNEDFLADLIAQACVSIFPESGNFNVDNVRVCKILGCGLNSSTMLHGMVFKKELEGDVTSVKDAKIAVFSCPFDCMATETKGTVLIKNAEELMNFSKGEEDQMEAQVKSIADSGATVVVTGGKVADMALHYANKYKLMVVRLNSKWDLRRLCKTVGATALPRLTSPTPEEMGRCDSVYLSEVGDTQVVVFKHDKEDGAIATLVIRGSTDNLMDDIERAIDDGVNTFKVLVRDKRLCPGAGATEIELAKHITSYGESCPGLEQYAIKKYAEAFEVLPRALAENSGVKGNELISKLYAAHHEGNKNAGFDIEGEGPAVKDMMEAGVFDPYLVKNWAIKLATNAAITVLRVDQIIMAKPAGGPKAPKQQGHWDKDDYAEEPDKFDTHH encoded by the exons ATGGCTCTTCACGTCCCCAAAGCACCGGGCTTTGCTCAGATGTTAAAGGATGGTGCGAAG CACTATTCTGGTCTTGAAGAGGCAGTTTACAGAAATATCCAGGCTTGCAAAGAACTAGCACAGACCACAAGAACTGCATATGGGCCCAATG GTATGAACAAAATGGTCATCAACCATCTGGAGAAACTCTTTGTTACAAACGACGCTGCCACCATTCTCAGAGAGCTGGAG GTTCAGCACCCAGCAGCTAGAATGATTGTGATGGCATCACACATGCAAGAGCAGGAGGTTGGTGATGGGACAAACTTTGTGCTGGTGTTTGCTGGTGCTCTCTTGGAGCTGGCAGAAGAACTGCTGAGGATGGGCCTGTCTGTGTCAGAG GTGATTGAGGGATATGAGATGGCATGTAAGAAAACTCTTGAGATTCTGCCTGATTGCGTTTGCTCTTCGGTTAAAAACCTGCACGATCTGGACGAGGCCAAGGCGATGATCCTCTCAGCTGTCATGAGCAAACAGTACGGCAATGAGGATTTCCTGGCCGACCTTATTGCACAAGCTTGCG TCTCCATCTTCCCTGAGTCCGGCAATTTCAACGTTGATAATGTCAGAGTGTGCAAGATTTTG gGTTGTGGTCTGAACTCTTCTACAATGCTTCACGGGATGGTATTTAAGAAGGAGTTGGAGGGAGACGTCACATCAGTCAAAGATGCAAAGATAGCGGTGTTCTCCTGTCCGTTTGACTGCATGGCTACTGAAACAAAG GGCACAGTACTTATCAAGAATGCAGAGGAGCTGATGAATTTCAGCAAAGGAGAGGAGGACCAGATGGAGGCCCAGGTCAAGTCTATCGCTGATTCTGGGGCCACTGTGGTTGTTACTGGGGGCAAAGTTGCTGACATGGCCCTTCATTACGCCAACAAGTACAAGCTTATGGTAGTCAG gCTAAACTCAAAATGGGACCTTAGACGACTATGCAAAACTGTAGGAGCCACTGCATTGCCCAGACTA ACTTCCCCGACCCCAGAGGAGATGGGCCGCTGTGATAGTGTTTACCTGTCAGAGGTTGGAGACACTCAGGTTGTGGTCTTTAAACATG ATAAAGAGGATGGTGCCATTGCTACTTTGGTGATTCGTGGGTCCACAGACAATCTGATGGATGATATTGAGCGTGCCATTGACGATGGAGTCAACACCTTTAAAGTCCTTGTCAGG GACAAGCGTCTTTGCCCAGGGGCAGGTGCCACAGAAATCGAGCTGGCTAAACACATAACCTCCTATGGAGAG TCATGCCCAGGCCTGGAGCAGTACGCCATCAAGAAGTACGCCGAGGCGTTTGAAGTGCTTCCCCGTGCTTTGGCAGAGAATTCTGGTGTGAAGGGCAACGAGCTGATCTCCAAACTGTACGCTGCTCACCACGAGGGCAACAAGAACGCAGGGTTTGACATTGAG GGAGAGGGACCTGCTGTGAAGGACATGATGGAGGCTGGTGTCTTCGATCCTTATCTGGTCAAAAACTGGGCTATCAAATTGGCCACAAACGCTGCCATTACAGTCCTCCGTGTGGATCAG ATCATAATGGCAAAACCAGCAGGGGGACCCAAAGCCCCCAAACAGCAAGGACACTGGGACAAGGATGATTATGCAGAGGAGCCAGACAAATTTGATACGCATCattga
- the cct8 gene encoding T-complex protein 1 subunit theta isoform X2, with protein MALHVPKAPGFAQMLKDGAKHYSGLEEAVYRNIQACKELAQTTRTAYGPNGMNKMVINHLEKLFVTNDAATILRELEVQHPAARMIVMASHMQEQEVGDGTNFVLVFAGALLELAEELLRMGLSVSEVIEGYEMACKKTLEILPDCVCSSVKNLHDLDEAKAMILSAVMSKQYGNEDFLADLIAQACVSIFPESGNFNVDNVRVCKILGCGLNSSTMLHGMVFKKELEGDVTSVKDAKIAVFSCPFDCMATETKGTVLIKNAEELMNFSKGEEDQMEAQVKSIADSGATVVVTGGKVADMALHYANKYKLMVVRLNSKWDLRRLCKTVGATALPRLTSPTPEEMGRCDSVYLSEVGDTQVVVFKHDKEDGAIATLVIRGSTDNLMDDIERAIDDGVNTFKVLVRDKRLCPGAGATEIELAKHITSYGESCPGLEQYAIKKYAEAFEVLPRALAENSGVKGNELISKLYAAHHEGNKNAGFDIEGEGPAVKDMMEAGVFDPYLVKNWAIKLATNAAITVLRVDQIIMAKPAGGPKAPQGKKDWDEDE; from the exons ATGGCTCTTCACGTCCCCAAAGCACCGGGCTTTGCTCAGATGTTAAAGGATGGTGCGAAG CACTATTCTGGTCTTGAAGAGGCAGTTTACAGAAATATCCAGGCTTGCAAAGAACTAGCACAGACCACAAGAACTGCATATGGGCCCAATG GTATGAACAAAATGGTCATCAACCATCTGGAGAAACTCTTTGTTACAAACGACGCTGCCACCATTCTCAGAGAGCTGGAG GTTCAGCACCCAGCAGCTAGAATGATTGTGATGGCATCACACATGCAAGAGCAGGAGGTTGGTGATGGGACAAACTTTGTGCTGGTGTTTGCTGGTGCTCTCTTGGAGCTGGCAGAAGAACTGCTGAGGATGGGCCTGTCTGTGTCAGAG GTGATTGAGGGATATGAGATGGCATGTAAGAAAACTCTTGAGATTCTGCCTGATTGCGTTTGCTCTTCGGTTAAAAACCTGCACGATCTGGACGAGGCCAAGGCGATGATCCTCTCAGCTGTCATGAGCAAACAGTACGGCAATGAGGATTTCCTGGCCGACCTTATTGCACAAGCTTGCG TCTCCATCTTCCCTGAGTCCGGCAATTTCAACGTTGATAATGTCAGAGTGTGCAAGATTTTG gGTTGTGGTCTGAACTCTTCTACAATGCTTCACGGGATGGTATTTAAGAAGGAGTTGGAGGGAGACGTCACATCAGTCAAAGATGCAAAGATAGCGGTGTTCTCCTGTCCGTTTGACTGCATGGCTACTGAAACAAAG GGCACAGTACTTATCAAGAATGCAGAGGAGCTGATGAATTTCAGCAAAGGAGAGGAGGACCAGATGGAGGCCCAGGTCAAGTCTATCGCTGATTCTGGGGCCACTGTGGTTGTTACTGGGGGCAAAGTTGCTGACATGGCCCTTCATTACGCCAACAAGTACAAGCTTATGGTAGTCAG gCTAAACTCAAAATGGGACCTTAGACGACTATGCAAAACTGTAGGAGCCACTGCATTGCCCAGACTA ACTTCCCCGACCCCAGAGGAGATGGGCCGCTGTGATAGTGTTTACCTGTCAGAGGTTGGAGACACTCAGGTTGTGGTCTTTAAACATG ATAAAGAGGATGGTGCCATTGCTACTTTGGTGATTCGTGGGTCCACAGACAATCTGATGGATGATATTGAGCGTGCCATTGACGATGGAGTCAACACCTTTAAAGTCCTTGTCAGG GACAAGCGTCTTTGCCCAGGGGCAGGTGCCACAGAAATCGAGCTGGCTAAACACATAACCTCCTATGGAGAG TCATGCCCAGGCCTGGAGCAGTACGCCATCAAGAAGTACGCCGAGGCGTTTGAAGTGCTTCCCCGTGCTTTGGCAGAGAATTCTGGTGTGAAGGGCAACGAGCTGATCTCCAAACTGTACGCTGCTCACCACGAGGGCAACAAGAACGCAGGGTTTGACATTGAG GGAGAGGGACCTGCTGTGAAGGACATGATGGAGGCTGGTGTCTTCGATCCTTATCTGGTCAAAAACTGGGCTATCAAATTGGCCACAAACGCTGCCATTACAGTCCTCCGTGTGGATCAG ATCATCATGGCCAAGCCAGCTGGAGGACCCAAAGCTCCACAAGGAAAGAAGGACTGGGACGAAGATGAATGA